The DNA segment ACGTTGTTCCACATAGCCGACAAATGAAACTAGCAATACGGCATTTTTATTGGAAAGCGCTATTTTAAATTTTCCATCAAAATCTGTCTCGACACCATTTTTAGTGCCACTTTCAAGTACGTTGGCTCCCGGCAAAGGCATCCCTTGCTCATCCAAAACCACACCCGATACCTGTGTGTTTTGCGCCCAAGAATTAATTGAGAAGCCTATAAAAAAGGCTAATAATAGAAATTTAAGTTTTTCCATATTGTATTTATTAGTTAATTGGTTAATAGTAAAGCGAATTTAGCGGTAAAGATTTGTCAAGGAATGGACAAGTTATTCAGAAATATGGATGTTTTTAATACCCCCAATGAAAACGGGGCATCCAAGACCCTAATTTCTACAACGATATAGTAAAATTAATAAATCCATCTCACAAAAGCTTCCATTGCGGCATAATGGGAGAGTCCCAATTGATGGTATAAGTCGGCAGTTTCCCTATTTCTGTCTTCGGCACGTTGCCAAAATTCCCTGCTGTCGGCTCCTTGAAAAACCACTCCGTCTTTTTGGGATTGGTGTTTGAAAATGGCCTTTCTTTTTTCCAGTACTTGGTCGGGTCCCATGGGCACGGCCATTTCAATTTCATCCATTCCCCATTCTTGCCAAGCTCCTCTGTACAACCATACCCAGCAATCGTCCATGTACTTTTCGTGTTTCAATCTTTTGACTGCTTCAAAAACGATATCCAAACAAGTTTTATGGGTTCCGTGTGGATCTGCCAAATCCCCTGCCGCATAGATTTGGTGGGGCTTGATTTTAGCGATCAAATCCATTGTGATTTGAATGTCTACTTCGCCCAAAGGTTTTTTCTTGATAGTACCTGTTTCATAAAAAGGAAGTTCCATAAAATGGATTTGGCTATCAGGCAATCCCACGAAATAACAAGTGGATTCCGCTTCCCCTTTTCGAATCAAGCCTTTGATGTAGCGTACTTCAGGGATATCGACTTCACTGTTTTTCTTGTTTTGGAGAAACTGTGCCGCCTTGGTGTAAATGTTGTCGGCTTCCCTGCTTTCGATACCGAACTTGGTGTTGTAATCGCATACAAAACTGGCGAATCGCAAGGCTTCATCATCGGCTACGGCAATGTTTCCAGAGGTTTGATACCCCACGTGTACTTCGTGTCCTTGTTCCTGCAAGCGTTTGAATGTGCCTCCCATACTTATAATATCATCATCGGGATGGGGACTAAAAATAAGCACTCGTTTCTTGGCTGGTTCCGCTCTTTCTGTTCGTTTGCTATCGTCGGCATTGGGTTTACCTCCTGGCCAGCCTGTGATGGTATTTTGTAATTTATTGAAAATTTTGATGTTGATGTCGTAAGCTGGCCCTAAATCGGCTAGTAAATCACTCATTCCATTCTCGATATAATCGGCATCGGTCAACATCAAGATTGGTTTTTTTAGATGCAGGGCCAAGCCCAAGACCGCTTTTCGGATAAGAGTGTCCGTCCAACTCACTTTTTCGACCAACCAAGGCGTGTTGATGCGGGTCAATTTGGAAGCCGCCGACTTGTCCAAGACAAAAGTGGTATTGCTGCGTTCCTGCAAAAAAGAGGCCGGTACTTGATTGGTCACAGGCCCTTCCACGGAAGCCTTGATGATGTTTGATTTTCCTTCGCCCCAAGCCATCAGTATCACCCGTTTGGCCTCCATAATCTTTTTGACTCCCAAAGTAATGGCGGTTCTTGGCGTATTGTTCAGTCCCGAAAAGTCATTGCTGGCCGCCACGCGCGTAATGTGATCCAAGGCCACCAACCGCGTTTTAGAGTTTTGCAAGGAACCCGATTCATTGAATCCGATATGGCCGTTTCCTCCAATACCCAGGATTTGCAGGTCGATTCCTCCCGCCGCTTCAATCTTGGCTTCGTAATTGTCACAGTAGTCCCCTATTTCATTTTTCGACAAAGTACCGTCGGGAATGTGGATGTTTTCCGGCAAGATATCTACATGATTGAACAACAGTTCTTTCATGAACCTCACGTAACTATTGATGGAGTCCGGTTCCATTGGGTAATATTCATCCAAGTTGAAGGATACCACATTCTTGAAACTCAATCCTTCTTCTTTGTGAAGACGAACCAGCTCGGCATACAAACTTTTTGGACTGGAACCTGTAGCCAAACCCAAGATACACGGCTGGTTTTGGGCTTGTTTTTCCTTTATTAAACTCGCAATTTCCTGTGCCACCGATTGGGAAGCCACCACCGAGTTTTCATAGACAACGGTGCCGATATTTTCGAACCGCTTTTCAAAACTGGTTGCTTTGTCTATACTGCTTTTTAACATTGCTTTTATTTTTTGGTTAAACTATTAATTTGTTGGTTGTAATTGATTTATATTCTTTTTTAAACGCATAGAAACATAGCTCTCGTTAATTTTGATTAGACGTTTCACTTCATTTTAGGACGCATAGACTATGTGTTAAACCATTATAATGAATTGTTTACCTCCTTTTCTATTTTTTAAACGCATAGAAACATAGCTCTCGTTAGTTTTGATTAGACGTTTCACTTCATTTTAGGACGCATAGACTATGTGTTAAACCATTATAATGAATTGTTTACCTCCTTTTCTATTTTTTAAACGCATAGAAACATAGCTCTCGTTAGTTTTGATTAGACGTTTCACTTCATTTTAGGACGCATAGACTATGTGTTAAACCATTTTAATGAATTGTTTACCTCCTTTTCTATTTTTTAAACGCATAGAAACATAACCCTCGTTAGTTTTGATTAGACGTTTCACTTCATTTTAGGACGCATAGACTATGTGTTAAACCATTTTAATGAATTGTTTACCTCCTTTTCTATTTTTTAAACGCATAGAAACATAACTCTCGTTAGTTTTGATTAGACGTTTCACTTCTTTTTAGAATGCATAGGGTTATACTAAACCAAGACTTTTTCTATGCTTCTATGTGTTATCATTTTATATTTTGAAAGATTCAATAATTGGAAGACTCTAATTAAAAGTATTGGCACGCCCTGCTACTTTTCAAACATCTCTTGGCTTTCACACCATTTTAATTCCCATTGTTTTATGGATTCTCTTTCCTTCTCTTCGTCGAATGGTTTGTTGTTGATTTTGGATTCTTTTAATGCCTGCAGAAACATTTTCCATCTTGGCCAATAGAACTCCTTGTACATTCCGCTCCAGGCCCTTGAGGCATAATCATTCAAATGGCCTTCTCCTCCCCAAAGGGTGATGAGGGTTTTGGCATTTTTTAAATACAATTTTGAATCCTCGGCAGTACTTCCGTAATCCCAAGCCGATTGCAGCCAATGATTCAAGCGGTTCAAAGGCTGTCCTGAAATGATGTCGTCTGTATCCAAGGCCTGTTGTTCTATTTTTTGGAACAAGGCATCCGCTTTTGGTATGTCTTTCGATTCGTAAGCGGCCACGCATTCCATCAACATCTCGTCGATGCAAAGGGAATAATAGTGTCTTGAAGCATCCCTCAAATCATGTTGGTAAAGGCTGTTTTTATCGAAGTTTTTGGCTTCCTTTTTCAAAATGTTTATGGCTTGTTCCAACTTTTTCTTGTCACCGGGATTGCCCTTGAATTCCGTTATTTTCAAGGTAGGTCTTTTGAAAAACATGTAAGCTCCCGCCCTGCTGTCCCACCAACGGGTTTCCCAATATTTGGTGCTGTAGATCGATTCCACCAACAATTGCCAAGCCTGAAAAACAGGAGGTGAAATTTTATTGCCGTATCTGGCTTTCAAATAACGTTGCAACCAATCGTTGACCGGTTCCTTTCCTTGTGTCCAAGGGAGATCATAAATATACTCATAAACTATCGAATTATTGTTTAGTCCTTCCGGCATAACTCCATAGCCTACTAGATTGCCTTTGTTGGTGTTTTTCAATACGTAAGCAAGTTCCTTTTTGTAGTAATTCAAATCACCATAGACCGGGTTCGATCCGCCGTAATTGTGTACATAACCATACGTCCATTGTTTGCCGTAAAAGGCTTCCTGGTTTTCCCATACTTTGTACCTGTCGTTGGCATAGTCTTGCACCATCAAACGGTTGTTGGGCACTTTGGACAGAAACGCTTGGGTGGCTTCTTTCGTCCAAAACTCTTTATTGTCGCCAAAGAGCCAGCCTTGCATCACCCAAGTTGCTCCCGGAGCGGCTACATCGATGGTTTGGAATATGGCGCTTCCATAATCGGATAGTTCCTCGTTTTTGTGTTCTTTTGAAACGGGTGGCGTTATTTCGTTGAAGGAATCCGCCAGATAGAAATCGGAATGACCGTACCATTGGGTGTAGATTTCGATGAATCGTTTTCCAATTTCCTTGAACAAAGGGTCTTTGGAATCCAATAAATAAGTGCTTTTGAAACCACCTCCAGACCAAGAATTTAATTCGGTAATTTTGGATTCGGGATGTTTTTCGGCAAATGCTTTGGGTACATAGCCACTGAAAGCAGGAACAACGGGGTGCATTCCCAATGCCCTCATTCGTTGCAGGATGTTTTTCTGAACCGCCGCCTTTTTAGCGATCCATTCTTGCGGCAAGGGGCCTTCCAGACTGTTGATGTTGCCCATTCTTTGCCAAGGCAGGAAGGCGGGTCCCGCAAAATGCGCCTTTAATTGACTGTCGGTTAGGCCATACTCTTTCCATAATTGTTGCCAAACGGCTTCTTGCCCTTCCATAGCGGTGGGCAGGTTGATGCCGTGCAGCGCCATCCAGTCGATTTCTTGTTCCCAACGCTTCCAATCCCACCAAGGCGTGGTGTAGCCAAAGGTACAGGCGTTCAAATATTCCCTGTATTGGAAGGGTGTGGCACCTTTTTTGGCATACTTGGGCCAAGTCTTGGGCAAATCTATCCTGTTGCCTTCCCAGCTTACCGAAGCGGCTCCGATGTCTTTAAGAAAAGCGTATGCCGCATAGCAAAGGACTGCGTTAGAGGTTCCTTTAATGCTTACTCGATTGGCTGTTGTCCTTACTTCAAAGCTGTCTCCATTGGCCGGGTTCTTGTTTTCGATAATGCTTAAGTCGAACTCTGCCGCGCGTTTGCCGACGAGTCTTTCGATTACGGCTGTTGCAGTTTTTGTGGTTTCCTTGTTTTGGGAATAGGCCTCCATTGCCCCAAAGAAGAGCAGCATCAAAAGGATTCTTTTTCCCAAGACCTTGTACTTATTCATTTCCAAACCCAATTTTCTCATAATAGACACTTATTTTGTTACCACTTTTATTTTTTAAACGCATAGAAACATAGCTCTCGTTAGTATTGATTAGACGTTTCACTTCATTTTAGGACACATAGACTATGTTAAACCATTATAATGAATTGTTTACCTCCTTTTCTATTTTTTAAACGCACTTCGTCTTCGCTCAGTGCAGGCTAGAAACATAGCTCTCGTTGGTTTTGATTAGACGTTTCACTTCATTTTGGAATACATGGGCTAAGCGTTAAACCGTTCTTTTCCCATTATTGCTATTAAAAACAAGCCCCTTTATCCCCAAAAACCGGAGCAAAAAATAGGGAGATTATATCTTCCATACATCTCCCCGTTTCACCTAACTAAACTAACTATAAACATTTAACCTTTCCAAGGTCATTTGAATTCTTAACTTAATGATATTGCACTTGAACCGACAAAAGCCATTTTGCGAAGCTAAAGCGATGTTCTCGACTGCGCTCGAACTGACAGTATCTCAATCTAAACGGCATAACCCCAAATTGGCAGTTGTTATTTGATTTAAACAAGGGAGATTAACCCTGTAATCTCCCCGTCTAAACAAAACTAACTTAACTAACTTATCGATAAAAAACCATTATATCCTCGAGCGCAATAAATCTTCATTTAATTCAATGCTAAAATTATAACTAATGCATCGTTAAAAGATGGACGTATTCTTCAAAATTATAGACGGAATGTGCATTGTGAGTTGTGGGTTGTCGGTTGACCCCCTAGCCCCCTAAAGGGGGGACAAGAAAGAGGGATGAATACCATTTAGTGGAGAGATTGCCGCGTCGTTCCTCCTCGCAATGATGATGATGGGGACGACTGTGGGGGAGGCAACAGGTTGCCGCGCTACACTGCGTTTCGCTCGCAATGACGGTGGGTTTGAGGATGATTGCGGTGGAGAGATTGCCGCGTTCCTCGCAATGACAGCCGAGCTACACTGGGTTCCGCTCGCAATGACTGTGGTGGCGGGGTTGTATTGCCAAGCTATATAATCAGGGATTCGACCTGTTCCTGTTTGAGGCTGGTGTATTGGCAGAATTCCTCGACGCTGACGAACTCGTTTTGGAGTTTGTTGAGCTCTTTCCTGATGTTTTGCATCATTCTGATGCTTTGGCGGTAACTTTTTCCGGTAATGCGCTGTATATCCTTTGGGTAGATGCACAATCTTTTGGTTTCTTTTTTCATATACTATCTATGGCTTTGAGTAGGCTTTGAGTGGGCTTTGAGTAGGCTTCACTCCCAAGCGTCTTTTTTGATTTCTTTAGTGTAAAAATACTAAATATTTTCATTGGTTTTTGAGTGCCATTTGTGTCTTTTTGTGCCATTTATGTCATTGTTGCACAGGTCAATGAACGTCTCCTTCAAAACAAAGCATTTAAGTTGGATATTTGCTTTGAATTCAATCCAA comes from the Flavobacterium limnophilum genome and includes:
- the nagB gene encoding glucosamine-6-phosphate deaminase: MLKSSIDKATSFEKRFENIGTVVYENSVVASQSVAQEIASLIKEKQAQNQPCILGLATGSSPKSLYAELVRLHKEEGLSFKNVVSFNLDEYYPMEPDSINSYVRFMKELLFNHVDILPENIHIPDGTLSKNEIGDYCDNYEAKIEAAGGIDLQILGIGGNGHIGFNESGSLQNSKTRLVALDHITRVAASNDFSGLNNTPRTAITLGVKKIMEAKRVILMAWGEGKSNIIKASVEGPVTNQVPASFLQERSNTTFVLDKSAASKLTRINTPWLVEKVSWTDTLIRKAVLGLALHLKKPILMLTDADYIENGMSDLLADLGPAYDINIKIFNKLQNTITGWPGGKPNADDSKRTERAEPAKKRVLIFSPHPDDDIISMGGTFKRLQEQGHEVHVGYQTSGNIAVADDEALRFASFVCDYNTKFGIESREADNIYTKAAQFLQNKKNSEVDIPEVRYIKGLIRKGEAESTCYFVGLPDSQIHFMELPFYETGTIKKKPLGEVDIQITMDLIAKIKPHQIYAAGDLADPHGTHKTCLDIVFEAVKRLKHEKYMDDCWVWLYRGAWQEWGMDEIEMAVPMGPDQVLEKRKAIFKHQSQKDGVVFQGADSREFWQRAEDRNRETADLYHQLGLSHYAAMEAFVRWIY
- a CDS encoding alpha-N-acetylglucosaminidase, whose amino-acid sequence is MRKLGLEMNKYKVLGKRILLMLLFFGAMEAYSQNKETTKTATAVIERLVGKRAAEFDLSIIENKNPANGDSFEVRTTANRVSIKGTSNAVLCYAAYAFLKDIGAASVSWEGNRIDLPKTWPKYAKKGATPFQYREYLNACTFGYTTPWWDWKRWEQEIDWMALHGINLPTAMEGQEAVWQQLWKEYGLTDSQLKAHFAGPAFLPWQRMGNINSLEGPLPQEWIAKKAAVQKNILQRMRALGMHPVVPAFSGYVPKAFAEKHPESKITELNSWSGGGFKSTYLLDSKDPLFKEIGKRFIEIYTQWYGHSDFYLADSFNEITPPVSKEHKNEELSDYGSAIFQTIDVAAPGATWVMQGWLFGDNKEFWTKEATQAFLSKVPNNRLMVQDYANDRYKVWENQEAFYGKQWTYGYVHNYGGSNPVYGDLNYYKKELAYVLKNTNKGNLVGYGVMPEGLNNNSIVYEYIYDLPWTQGKEPVNDWLQRYLKARYGNKISPPVFQAWQLLVESIYSTKYWETRWWDSRAGAYMFFKRPTLKITEFKGNPGDKKKLEQAINILKKEAKNFDKNSLYQHDLRDASRHYYSLCIDEMLMECVAAYESKDIPKADALFQKIEQQALDTDDIISGQPLNRLNHWLQSAWDYGSTAEDSKLYLKNAKTLITLWGGEGHLNDYASRAWSGMYKEFYWPRWKMFLQALKESKINNKPFDEEKERESIKQWELKWCESQEMFEK